In a genomic window of Apteryx mantelli isolate bAptMan1 chromosome 2, bAptMan1.hap1, whole genome shotgun sequence:
- the LSM5 gene encoding U6 snRNA-associated Sm-like protein LSm5 → MAANATTNPSQLLPLELVDKCIGSRIHIVMKSDKEIVGTLLGFDDFVNMVLEDVTEFEITPEGRRITKLDQILLNGNNITMLVPGGEGPEV, encoded by the exons ATGGCCGCCAACGCGACTACCAACCCGTCTCAGCTCCTGCCGCTCG aacTTGTGGACAAATGCATAGGTTCACGCATTCATATTGTGATGAAGAGTGATAAAGAAATCGTTGGAACGCTTCTAGGATTTGATGACTTTGTCA ATATGGTGTTAGAAGATGTTACAGAATT TGAAATTACACCTGAGGGCAGAAGAATCACAAAACTAGACCAGATTTTACTAAATGGAAATAACATAACAATG CTGGTTCCTGGAGGAGAAGGACCTGAAGTATAA